In the genome of Solibacillus isronensis, one region contains:
- a CDS encoding DUF4870 domain-containing protein — protein MDQSKGLSALSYLSFYFAPFILPLIIFIVTKDAAVKGHSKKAFITQLIPILLGILYMIYFFTSVLSRNDTLILSIQDFFISSHFIGFILLVVITFILAIWNLAQAIKVLR, from the coding sequence ATGGATCAATCGAAAGGTTTAAGTGCACTGAGCTATTTAAGCTTTTATTTTGCACCGTTTATTTTACCGTTAATTATATTTATTGTTACGAAAGATGCTGCCGTTAAAGGCCATTCTAAAAAAGCTTTTATTACACAACTCATACCTATACTTTTAGGGATTCTGTACATGATTTACTTTTTCACTTCCGTTCTTTCCCGAAATGATACTTTGATCTTGAGCATTCAGGATTTTTTCATAAGTTCACATTTTATCGGATTTATTCTTTTAGTTGTTATTACGTTCATCCTGGCGATATGG